GGGCGAGGCGCAATGCGGCTATGACGAGGCGACCCGCCTCACGCCCGGCGGTGCGCGTCGCATCGCGCTGGCGCCCGCGAACGTCGGCACGTCGTGTCCCGTCGCCGCCGCGATGGCGATGTGGGAGTGGAACGTCGTGACCCCCGCCGCGCGTCGCGCCTTCGGTGAGCCCGTCACGCGCATCGAGCATTTCGGCAGCTACAATTGCCGCCGCATGTATGGGCGCGACGCGGGCGCCTTCAGCGAACATGCAACCGCCAACGCGCTCGACATCGCCGCCTTTCGCCTCGCCGACGGCACGCGCATCAGCGTGGTCGGCGACTGGAACGACACGGGCGCGAAGGGGCGTTTCCTGCGCGAGGTACGCGACGGCGCCTGCGACCTGTTCGCCACCGTCCTGTCCCCCGATTACAACGCCGCCCACCGCGACCACTTCCACCTCGACCAGGCGGATCGCGGCGCGATGAGCTGGCGCGCGTGCCGATGATGTTGCCGACTCGTCATGCCGGAGCACGTCCGGCATGACGGATGATGGCTCAGTTCGGCAGGGCCGCCGTATCGACCTTCTCGACCCAATAGGGGAAGAACGCCGGCTGTCGCGACGACCAGCCCGACGCGGTCGCCGCCGCCTCGCTGATCGACTGGAGCAGCTTGCGCCGCAATTCCGGGTGAAGGTGCGGCATCGCCGCGCCGGCGCAGAACGCGCTCGGCAGCCACGGACGGACCGCGGCCCCCACCAGCCGTTCGTAGAGGAAGCGATAGGCCGAGAAGGACGTGATCCGCCCCTGCCCCAGGTCGAACGCGGTCAGCGTCACCAGCGGCGCCAGCAGCCGCTCCGCCACGTCCAGCCCGCTGTCGTCCGGCACCAGCGCGCGCAGGTCGGGGAGGCGGCGATAATGCTGCGCCTGCGCCCGGATGCTCGCGGATTCGACCACGTCGCGCGACCAGCGCGCCATCGCATCCTCGCGGTCCAGCCCGACGTCCAGGCTGCGGCGGATGTACCGCTGCGTCGCGCCCGCGAAACCCGCGAATTCCTTCATCTCCGCCAGCGTCATTGCGCCTTCCGCCGGCCGTGTCCTTCCACCCATCGCCTGACCCCACCCCACAGTTGGACCTGAGAGGCAGGATGCCCGAGGTTGGTTAACACCAGCCTTAACATCCGCCCCCGGCTGTCATCAATCGATCATGAAACCATGGTGCGCCGCAACATGGATGCGACGAACGGAGTTATTCCATCGTGAAAGATGCGTCGGCCGGGGTGCGGGTGTGGCGGCGGCGCATCACGCGTCGCGCTGGCGCTCCGCTTCCTCGGCCGCGTCGAAGCCGGACGACGGCGCCGGTTCGGCCCGGCTCGGCTGGGTCGCCGCGGGCGGATCGGACGCATCCATCGATTCGTCGAGTGCCTCGTCCAGGCTGTCGTCGCCCAGCGACGGGTCGCGCCCGGCATCGCCCCGTCGCGGTGCGCCCGCCTCCTGCCCCGCGTCCTGCCCCGCCGGCGCGACCGAGAGGCTGTCGAGCGCCTTGTCGTCGATCGGGCTGTCGCTGCTCATGGTCCTGCTCCTGCTCCTGCGTTGGTTACGCGGGCTCAACGTGCCGGATCACGCGACCGTTCCGGCATCGGCCAGCCGGACGACCTCGACGGTCTGCGCCAGCAGGTGCGCGGTGCCGAAGATCGTCATGAACGCGACGTCGGTCGCATCGCGCCCCACCGCGACCCGCGCCAGCTCGTCCGCGCGCGCCATGCCGGTCGCGTCCATCAGCCGCCACGCCCCGTCCAGCCACAGCTCGGCCACCGCGTGGAAGTCGGGCGGATCGACGCCGGGCGCATAGGCCGACACGCAGCGCGCCGGGATCTCGACCGCGCGCGCCAGCGCCACCAGCAGGTGCGCATAGTCCCGGCACACGCCGCGTCGCTGGGCGAACGTCTCCAGCGCGCCGGTACGCCCGCTGGAATCGGTCCAGCCATATTCCAGGTTCGCGTGCACCCATTCCATCAGCGCCATCGCCAGCGCACCGCCCGACAGCCCGGCGAAGCGGCGTCGCGCCCAATTCTCCAGCCGGTCCGACTCGCAATAGCGGCTGGGGAGCAGATACGCGATCAGCCCCGGCGGCAGTTGCGCGACCGGCGTCGCGGGCAGCGCGGTCAGGTCGACATCGTCGCGCGCGATCCGCACGGTGGCGGCATAATCGGCGACCAGCCGCCGGTCGCCGCGCGCCCAGCAACGCTGCCCGATCCCCTCCTCCCCCGCCACCGCGCGGATCGGGTGATCGGAGCGGATCGTCAGCGACTGCGCCTCCAGCCGCTGATCGCGTTGCGCCGCCGCCTCGATCTGCAGCAGCACGTCGGCCGGCTCGGGAAAGGCATAGTCCAGGTGGACGCGGATGGAGAGGCGCATGCGGCGATCCTTGCGGACAAAAAGAAGGAGGCCCGGCGGTCCCCCGCCAGGCCTCCGATACCGTCAACGTACGAGCGGGAAAATCAGTCCCGGTTGCCGCCGAACAGGCGCAGGATGAACAGGAACATGTTGATGAAGTCGAGGTACAGGCTCAGCGCCGACATCACGATCGCCTTGCCGACCATCTCCGGGCCATAGCCCGCGACCTGGAAGTACAGGCTCTTGGTGCGCTGCGTGTCATAGGCGGTCAGGCCCGCGAACAGCAGCACGCCGACCAGCGAGATGACCAGGCCCAGCGGCCCCGACTGGACGAACATGTTGATGAGGCTCGCCACGATCAGGCCGACCAGACCGATGATGAGGAACGTGCCGAACGCCGACAGGTCGCGCTTGGTGGTGTAGCCGTACAGGCTCAGCGCACCGAAGCCCGCCGCGGTGGCGAAGAACGCCTGCGCGATCGCCAGCGGCGAATAGACGAGGAAGATCGTCGACAGCGACAGCCCCATCGCGACCGCGAAGCCCCAGAACATCGCCTTCAGCGTACCGGACGAGAACTTGCCCTGTCCGAAGCTCATCGCGAACACGAAGCCGAGCGGCGCCAGCGTGATGACCCAGCGCAGCGGCGTCTGGAACACGGTAGCCGCGGCACCCGACATGGCGAACAGCAGCGCGACGATACCCGTCAGCAGCACGCCCGATGCCATGTAGTTGTAGACCGACAGCATGTACGAACGCAGCCCGGCGTCATACGCCTCGGTGCGGGTGCCCGAAGCGGCGCCGCCGAAAGCGGTGGCGGAGGGCCGGGGATCGGACCAATTGGCCATTGTCTTCTTGCTCCTTCGTCCGGCTACAGCTGCCGGATAATGTGAATATCGCGCGCTCGACGCTGCAATTCAAGAAACGCGCGGATCGTTCCACCCCCAGCAACCGTTCGTTACACAGATTTCATCCGGGATCCGATGCACCGCCTGTTCGTCGCCCTGCGCCCGCCCCCCGCCGTCCGCGCCGCCCTGTTGGCGGCGATGGAAGGGCTGCCGGGCGCGCGCTGGCAGGACGACGAGCAACTCCACCTCACGCTGCGCTTCATCGGCGAGGTGGACCGGCATCGGGCGGAGGATATCGCCGCTGCCCTCGCCGGCATAGCCGCCCCGACGGTCGCGGCCCGCGTCGAGGGGGTGGGCACGTTCGACACCCGCGGGTACGTCGACACGCTGTGGGCACGCGTCGTGCCCGTCGACGCGCTCGCCGCGCTCCACCGCAAGGTGGATCAGGCTGTGGCCCGCGCCGGCATCGCGCCCGATCGGCGCCGCTACCTGCCGCATGTCACGCTCGCCCGCTTCGGTCGCCGCGCCGCCGATCCCGCCGCGATCGCGCGCTGGGTGGAGGCGCACGCCGGCCTTGCCACGGCGCCCTTCCCGCTCGACCATCTGCTGCTGTACGAAAGCCACCTGACCGGCGACGGCGCCCGCTACGACGCGGTGGCACGCTGGCGGCTTGATTGATCCGAAACGGACGCAACACCGGCCGCGGCGATTCCGCGATCCCCTATCCTGACCGCACAGGATTCGGGGGGATCGATCATGACGAAGAAGGTGTATACCGCGGCTTCCATGGCGCTCGCGCTGGCGGGATGCGCATCCGGCTCGGCGCTCTCCACCGACCTGTCCGCGCCGCCGGTCCCGTCGCCGCAGACCGAGGACGCCTTGATCGCGGTATTGAGCGAATCGCTGGAGCCGACCGGCACCAGCACCGGCGCCGACGGCAGGGCGAAGACCAGCTTCACCTTCCGCGACCCCGAGAACCCCGGCGAGATCAAGCGCTACCTCGCCGCCGGGTTCGGCCTGACCGACATCTATTGCGACCGCTTCTTCCGCGAAACCAACGCCTCGATGCGCCGGCGCAAGTTCGGCCGCGCGCTGACCAACGACGTCGGCACCGCGGTAGGAAGCGTGCTGGGCCTGATTACGACCGTCCCCAAGGCGGTGGTCAGCGGCACCACCGCGATCACCGGCGGCCTCGATTCGACGTGGCGCAACTACGACGATTCCTTCGTCGTCGCGCCCGAGCTGGAAAGCATCCGCGCGCTCGTGCTCGCCGCGCAGGATGAATACCGGCTGCGTACGTACCGCGACGGGTCGCTTCCGACCGACTATATGACCGCGCGCTCGGTCGTCGTGCGTTATGCCGGCCTGTGCAGCTTCCTCGGGATGAAGGCGCTGCTCAACCAATCCGTCGATCAGCGGCGCAACGACCTGGTGAACATCGTCGATCCGCCCAATCCAGCCCCCAGCCCCACCCCGACCTCCACCCGCCCGGCGACGGGAACCGCCGCCCCCGCGCCCATCGCACCCGCTGCAACCGCCGCTCCGTCCAGCGACACGTCCATCGACAGCCCCGCCGCCCGCGCCGGGGTGATCCCGCCAGGCTGAGGCGTCATTCGTGCCGCCTTCCGTCAGCCGTGTCCGCGCCAGGGTCGCACGCCGTCACCGGCCAGGTCCGCGGCCGGGCCGACAGCGCTTTCCATGGCTTCCACCTCGTCCGCCACTGGACCTCGTCGACCGCCCAAGAGTAAGGCAGGGCCGTCGCCCGCCCTTGCCGTTGCGGAACGCGAGCATCCGGAGGTGTCGGCTGTCGTCCCGTATGAGCATCGCCGCGGCCGGGACCCTGCTGCTCGCGCTGCTCTACTGGAGCGTAGTGGCGTGGGTCGCGAACGTCACCGAGCCATGGGATGCCCCCGCTTACTGGTACGGCTGGTATCCCGGCGCCTTGCTCCTGTGCGCCCTCGCCGGACGCAAGCTCGGCTGGGGCGGGGGCGTCGTCGTGGTCATCGCGCAGGCGCCTGTCATGTGGGCCCATGGCGCGCTGGCGTCGCCCGGCTGGCCGGTCGCGGTCGCGTTCCTGCTCGTCCTCAGCATTCCCGCCATCGCCGTCGCCGCCGTGGCCGGGATGCGCCACCGCGCGCTTTAGCCCCTTCCCTCGCGCCCCTCCTCTGTTACGCTTGGCGCGAAACAGGATGGAGAGGCGAATGACGAGCGAGAGCGAGACCCGCGCGAGCGGCTACGCCTGGTACGTGCTGGGGATCCTGTTCCTCGTCTACATCCTCAACTTCATCGACCGGCAGGTGATCTCGATCCTGGCGGAGGATATCAAGCGCGACCTGGGGCTGAAGGACGAGGATCTCGGCTTCCTCTACGGCACCGCGTTCGGCGTCTTCTATTCGCTGTTCGGCATCCCGCTGGGGCGGCTGGCGGACAGCTGGAACCGCGTGCGGCTGATGACGGTCGGGCTGGGGCTGTGGTCGACGATGACCGCGCTGTCGGGCCTGTCGTCGACCGGCGCGCACCTCGCCGCCGCGCGGATCGGCGTGGGCGTGGGCGAGGCGACCGCGTCGCCCTCCGCCTATTCGCTGATCTCCGACTATTTCCCGAAGAAGCTGCGCGCCACCGCGCTGTCGATCT
The sequence above is drawn from the Sphingomonas adhaesiva genome and encodes:
- a CDS encoding Bax inhibitor-1/YccA family protein → MANWSDPRPSATAFGGAASGTRTEAYDAGLRSYMLSVYNYMASGVLLTGIVALLFAMSGAAATVFQTPLRWVITLAPLGFVFAMSFGQGKFSSGTLKAMFWGFAVAMGLSLSTIFLVYSPLAIAQAFFATAAGFGALSLYGYTTKRDLSAFGTFLIIGLVGLIVASLINMFVQSGPLGLVISLVGVLLFAGLTAYDTQRTKSLYFQVAGYGPEMVGKAIVMSALSLYLDFINMFLFILRLFGGNRD
- a CDS encoding transglutaminase-like domain-containing protein → MRLSIRVHLDYAFPEPADVLLQIEAAAQRDQRLEAQSLTIRSDHPIRAVAGEEGIGQRCWARGDRRLVADYAATVRIARDDVDLTALPATPVAQLPPGLIAYLLPSRYCESDRLENWARRRFAGLSGGALAMALMEWVHANLEYGWTDSSGRTGALETFAQRRGVCRDYAHLLVALARAVEIPARCVSAYAPGVDPPDFHAVAELWLDGAWRLMDATGMARADELARVAVGRDATDVAFMTIFGTAHLLAQTVEVVRLADAGTVA
- the thpR gene encoding RNA 2',3'-cyclic phosphodiesterase, which codes for MHRLFVALRPPPAVRAALLAAMEGLPGARWQDDEQLHLTLRFIGEVDRHRAEDIAAALAGIAAPTVAARVEGVGTFDTRGYVDTLWARVVPVDALAALHRKVDQAVARAGIAPDRRRYLPHVTLARFGRRAADPAAIARWVEAHAGLATAPFPLDHLLLYESHLTGDGARYDAVARWRLD
- a CDS encoding extensin-like domain-containing protein, with the protein product MRAIRRAVVSAVVLALLVLAGVVLWGALRGKPQDLPWTPLDLGAPVGAATGRKLAALGEDTPRCRALLEQAGVRYTALPARRPAGEAQCGYDEATRLTPGGARRIALAPANVGTSCPVAAAMAMWEWNVVTPAARRAFGEPVTRIEHFGSYNCRRMYGRDAGAFSEHATANALDIAAFRLADGTRISVVGDWNDTGAKGRFLREVRDGACDLFATVLSPDYNAAHRDHFHLDQADRGAMSWRACR